A single Anopheles maculipalpis chromosome 3RL, idAnoMacuDA_375_x, whole genome shotgun sequence DNA region contains:
- the LOC126560988 gene encoding dynactin subunit 6: MVEWLAAKLNNVLDCLKHPSYASPYSSFKILPRSIVCEDNNLQGDITISSGCVIHPCSNIIAESGPIVLGENCIVEEYATLRYRLPKDHPDYGQLTEEGTAKPLVIGPDNVFEVGCTVEALSIGERNVFECKSYVSADVTIGNGCVIGAGCRLVGKQTLADKTIVYEGQCMQREAMDKQKTQMIQLDYLRKILPNYHHLRKANYDPKKARAQV, encoded by the coding sequence ACTGTCTTAAACATCCATCGTACGCTTCTCCATATTCTAGCTTCAAAATCTTGCCCCGGTCTATAGTGTGCGAGGACAACAATCTGCAGGGTGACATCACAATCAGTTCCGGCTGTGTCATCCACCCATGTTCGAACATCATTGCCGAATCGGGACCGATCGTGCTGGGTGAAAACTGTATCGTCGAAGAGTATGCCACGTTACGCTACCGCCTGCCGAAAGACCATCCGGACTATGGCCAGCTGACGGAGGAAGGAACCGCCAAACCACTCGTTATCGGGCCGGACAACGTGTTCGAGGTGGGCTGTACGGTGGAAGCGCTTTCCATCGGCGAACGGAATGTTTTTGAGTGCAAGAGCTACGTGTCGGCCGATGTGACCATAGGGAATGGGTGTGTTATTGGTGCCGGCTGTCGGCTGGTGGGTAAACAAACGCTGGCAGATAAAACGATCGTGTACGAGGGTCAGTGTATGCAGCGGGAAGCGATGGACAAGCAGAAGACGCAGATGATACAGCTGGACTATCTGCGAAAGATACTGCCTAACTATCACCATCTCAGGAAGGCTAATTATGATCCAAAGAAGGCAAGGGCACAGGTTTGA